The bacterium genomic sequence CATAATCCCTGAAGTAATTGTAGTACAGTCCGGTCTCAGCATCCTCAAATTGCCCCGGGAACCTGAACGGCTGGTCCACTTCCACCCCATCTCCATCCGGATCTTTATCCTCACTGAAAACCTCCCCAAAGGGCAGATACTCTCCCCTCCAGACTACCACACCATCGGTGTTGGTGAGGAAGAGTGGTGTGCCGAGGTGGTCAGAGTGATAATAGTACAGGTGCTCGCCGTTGGAGTCGGCGAGGGCGGAGTTGGCTGCCTGGGCGAGGAGACCGGGGAGCATGTAAAGGCTGGCGACTTGAACTTCTTCACCCCCACCTCGATCCTCCCCCCTCAAGGGGGAGGAAGAGTTAGGGATGAGTCTCCTTGCGGAGCCTCCTGCTTCCATTGATAGCGGGTTGTTTATGTCCGCAGTGACCAGAAGTGGATCTGACCATGTTTGCGTCCCGGAATAATCCGCGCGGAACTTGTAACCGTTGTAGTTCGTGGAGTTGCCGCCGTCGGCCGGGAGGAGGAAGGAGACTTCTCCGTTAGCATCAGTAGCGGCATACAGGCCCATGTAGCTGCCGCCTGAAGTGAAGACATACACGTTGGCCTGGGCCGGGACGCCGGAATCGGTCACGGTGACGGTCACCTCCCCTTTGATCCCTACGCTTCATCTTCAGTGCGCCGTATCATCA encodes the following:
- a CDS encoding RHS domain-containing protein produces the protein MTDSGVPAQANVYVFTSGGSYMGLYAATDANGEVSFLLPADGGNSTNYNGYKFRADYSGTQTWSDPLLVTADINNPLSMEAGGSARRLIPNSSSPLRGEDRGGGEEVQVASLYMLPGLLAQAANSALADSNGEHLYYYHSDHLGTPLFLTNTDGVVVWRGEYLPFGEVFSEDKDPDGDGVEVDQPFRFPGQFEDAETGLYYNYFRDY